Proteins encoded by one window of Vibrio algicola:
- a CDS encoding DUF1365 domain-containing protein, with protein MITQSNKPTHKPSGQPVSPAISHVSDHSGIYVGSVRHRRFGGIPHQFSYQLYMLGIDLDELHHLTQKSRLFGTKWFNPIRFCEQDYLKQDETQENDKNNRLKNDPDSLKQRIGLKLQSLGADWNSNNRVLMLAQCRCLGLYFSPVNFYFCYDQDQQCQWMLAEVSNTPWKERHYYLVDPNAPTVTKKAFHVSPFMTLNMDYHWRVSAPDSHALVHIENHKFNANKQDHNGLEQDKKDKVFDATLALKKRTFDTRQLAKTVTSTPSITLKIVVGIYWQALKLLVKRVPFVAHPHAK; from the coding sequence ATGATAACTCAGTCAAACAAACCTACCCATAAGCCAAGCGGCCAGCCTGTTAGCCCCGCGATAAGCCATGTTAGCGACCATAGCGGGATCTATGTCGGCAGCGTTCGCCATCGTCGCTTTGGGGGTATTCCTCATCAATTTAGCTACCAGCTTTATATGTTGGGCATCGATCTGGATGAACTGCATCATCTGACTCAAAAAAGTCGATTATTTGGCACTAAATGGTTCAATCCAATCCGCTTTTGTGAGCAAGATTATTTGAAGCAAGATGAGACTCAAGAAAATGATAAAAATAATCGTTTAAAAAATGATCCAGACTCACTCAAGCAGCGTATTGGTTTGAAACTACAGAGCTTAGGCGCTGATTGGAATAGCAACAATAGAGTCTTGATGTTGGCGCAATGCCGTTGTTTAGGTTTGTATTTTAGCCCAGTAAATTTTTATTTTTGCTACGACCAAGATCAGCAATGCCAATGGATGTTAGCCGAGGTCAGCAACACACCTTGGAAAGAGCGACATTATTATCTAGTCGATCCAAATGCGCCAACGGTGACCAAAAAAGCCTTTCATGTGTCACCTTTTATGACACTCAATATGGATTACCACTGGAGGGTATCGGCACCAGATAGCCATGCCTTAGTGCACATTGAGAACCACAAATTCAATGCCAATAAACAAGATCACAATGGCTTAGAGCAAGATAAAAAAGACAAAGTATTTGATGCAACACTGGCGTTAAAAAAACGAACATTCGATACGCGCCAGTTAGCCAAAACAGTGACGAGCACGCCATCTATCACTTTAAAGATTGTAGTGGGAATTTACTGGCAAGCCTTAAAATTATTGGTTAAACGGGTGCCTTTTGTCGCTCATCCGCACGCCAAATAA
- a CDS encoding NAD(P)/FAD-dependent oxidoreductase, whose product MKKIAIVGSGISGLTCAYLLDNYRSGEKFDITVFEKNDYVGGHTATIDITHNGQNHAIDTGFIVFNDRTYPNFNKLLDTLGVNKRATEMSFSVHNRTTGFEYNGNNINSLFAQRRNLFRPRFWRLLLEIIKFNKQCKSLFHRDAIENNQTLGDFLHANSFSDFFAEHYILPMGAAIWSTSLKEMKAFELKFFIQFFYHHGLLNISDRPQWYVVAGGSKSYVDQILSRLTKPVLTQSDIQSVTRHQDSVSIVLNPSSANGLPQTQVFDEVIFACHSDQALALLSDASEDEKAVLGNIPYSRNEVVLHTDTALLPKRKLAWASWNYLLDGDLLGDGDLLSDERKPLASDINKNSKPPRQACVTYNMNILQGFESASTFCVTLNQTDSIDASKIIQKFIYHHPVLNSDSVAAQKQRSKISGKNHTHFVGAYWYSGFHEDGVRSALDVTQHFGVSL is encoded by the coding sequence ATGAAAAAAATTGCAATTGTAGGCTCTGGCATCTCAGGCTTAACCTGCGCCTATTTACTCGATAATTATCGTTCAGGTGAAAAATTCGATATTACGGTATTTGAAAAAAATGATTATGTTGGAGGCCATACTGCCACCATCGACATCACTCATAATGGTCAAAACCATGCGATAGACACCGGTTTTATTGTGTTTAATGACCGAACTTACCCTAACTTTAACAAGTTACTCGATACACTCGGTGTCAATAAACGTGCCACTGAAATGAGTTTTAGTGTCCACAATCGCACCACTGGATTTGAGTATAACGGCAATAACATTAATTCATTATTTGCCCAGCGTCGTAATCTATTTCGTCCACGTTTTTGGCGTTTGCTGTTAGAGATCATCAAATTTAATAAGCAGTGCAAATCGTTATTTCACCGCGATGCCATTGAAAATAACCAGACCTTAGGTGACTTCTTACACGCCAATTCTTTTTCTGATTTTTTTGCCGAGCATTATATTTTACCTATGGGGGCGGCGATTTGGTCCACCAGCCTAAAAGAGATGAAAGCATTTGAACTGAAATTTTTCATTCAATTTTTCTATCACCATGGCTTACTCAACATTAGCGATCGCCCTCAATGGTATGTGGTTGCAGGCGGTTCAAAATCGTATGTGGATCAGATCCTATCTCGCCTGACCAAACCGGTACTCACTCAAAGTGATATTCAATCCGTGACTCGTCACCAAGATAGCGTGTCGATTGTGCTCAACCCAAGTTCGGCCAATGGCTTGCCACAAACGCAGGTATTTGATGAGGTTATTTTTGCTTGTCACTCAGATCAAGCTCTCGCCTTATTAAGCGATGCCAGCGAAGACGAAAAAGCCGTACTCGGTAATATTCCCTATAGCCGTAATGAAGTGGTTTTGCATACCGATACCGCCTTGCTACCGAAGCGAAAGTTGGCTTGGGCCAGTTGGAATTATTTGCTTGATGGCGATCTGTTAGGCGATGGCGATTTATTGTCAGATGAGCGTAAACCACTCGCTTCAGATATCAATAAAAACAGCAAACCACCACGCCAAGCATGCGTGACTTACAACATGAACATATTGCAAGGCTTTGAAAGCGCTTCAACCTTTTGTGTCACCTTAAATCAAACCGACAGTATTGATGCCAGCAAAATCATTCAAAAGTTTATTTACCATCATCCGGTATTAAATAGCGATAGTGTGGCGGCGCAAAAACAACGTTCGAAAATTTCGGGCAAAAATCACACTCATTTTGTCGGCGCTTATTGGTATAGCGGCTTTCATGAAGATGGGGTGCGCAGCGCGCTCGATGTGACACAACACTTTGGCGTATCACTATGA